A DNA window from Agarivorans sp. TSD2052 contains the following coding sequences:
- the pntB gene encoding Re/Si-specific NAD(P)(+) transhydrogenase subunit beta yields the protein MSQGIVSAAYLVAALLFIFSLAGLSKQETAQRGNIFGIIGMAIAVIATLASTQVTGGSWIITLAMAIGAAIGIRLALKVEMTEMPELVAVLHSFVGMAAVLVGFSSAIDHSSLMDAVTGLIDPVAKNIHDVEVFLGIFIGAVTFTGSVVAFGKLRGIISSAPKALPGAHWLNLAMIVVSIYLGSMYMDSGSMWPLIFMTLIAFVFGYNLVSAIGGADMPVVVSMLNSYSGWAAAAAGFMLGNDLLIVTGALVGSSGAILSYIMCKAMNRSFISVILGGFGAEGGTVVASDVDQGEHTEVQAEDVAEMLKDANEVIIAPGYGMAVAQAQYPVAEITQKLRDKGIKVRFAIHPVAGRLPGHMNVLLAEAKVPYDIVMEMDEINEDFASTDVVLVIGANDTVNPAAKEPGSPIAGMPVLEVWDAKKVVVFKRSMATGYAGVQNPLFFKENTDMLFGDAKETVQKILSHI from the coding sequence ATGTCTCAAGGTATTGTATCAGCAGCCTATTTAGTGGCTGCGCTATTGTTTATTTTTAGCCTCGCAGGCTTAAGTAAACAAGAAACCGCTCAACGCGGAAACATATTTGGCATTATTGGTATGGCCATTGCGGTCATCGCAACGCTCGCTAGCACTCAAGTAACGGGTGGTAGCTGGATCATCACCCTAGCGATGGCTATTGGTGCAGCCATTGGTATTCGCCTAGCGCTTAAAGTTGAAATGACCGAGATGCCTGAACTAGTTGCTGTTCTACACAGCTTCGTAGGTATGGCAGCGGTACTAGTCGGTTTCTCTAGCGCTATCGACCACAGCTCGTTAATGGATGCGGTGACCGGTCTTATCGACCCAGTCGCTAAAAACATTCATGACGTTGAAGTATTCTTAGGTATTTTCATTGGAGCGGTCACCTTCACCGGTTCAGTTGTCGCCTTTGGTAAGCTTCGTGGCATCATCAGCAGTGCCCCTAAAGCGCTCCCAGGAGCTCACTGGCTAAACTTAGCCATGATTGTGGTATCTATCTACTTAGGCAGCATGTACATGGACAGCGGCTCTATGTGGCCACTGATCTTTATGACGCTAATTGCCTTTGTATTTGGTTACAACCTCGTGTCGGCCATTGGTGGCGCAGATATGCCTGTAGTGGTATCTATGCTTAACTCATACTCTGGTTGGGCAGCAGCAGCGGCTGGTTTCATGCTAGGCAACGATTTACTTATCGTTACCGGTGCACTAGTAGGTAGCTCAGGGGCGATTCTGTCTTACATTATGTGTAAAGCCATGAACCGCTCATTCATCAGCGTAATCTTAGGTGGTTTTGGCGCAGAAGGTGGCACAGTTGTCGCCAGCGATGTTGACCAAGGTGAACACACTGAAGTACAAGCTGAAGACGTAGCCGAAATGCTAAAAGACGCAAACGAAGTCATTATTGCCCCAGGTTACGGTATGGCGGTTGCGCAAGCCCAATACCCGGTGGCAGAAATTACGCAGAAGTTACGTGATAAAGGCATTAAGGTTCGCTTTGCGATTCACCCTGTTGCCGGCCGTTTACCTGGCCACATGAACGTGCTGTTAGCCGAAGCCAAAGTTCCTTACGATATCGTAATGGAAATGGACGAAATTAACGAAGACTTCGCGTCTACCGACGTAGTGCTAGTCATTGGCGCCAACGACACGGTTAACCCTGCGGCTAAAGAGCCAGGCAGCCCAATTGCCGGTATGCCAGTGCTTGAAGTATGGGATGCGAAGAAGGTGGTGGTGTTTAAACGTTCAATGGCGACGGGTTATGCTGGTGTTCAAAACCCATTATTCTTTAAAGAGAATACTGACATGTTGTTTGGTGATGCTAAAGAAACGGTTCAGAAGATCCTTTCTCATATCTAA